The following are from one region of the Planctomonas sp. JC2975 genome:
- a CDS encoding DUF3566 domain-containing protein, with protein MSSVAERLAQKSSTRRAPAKQVRLRLVYIDFWSAVKLSFLVGLCLAIISIVGSFLIWVVLDQTGIFDNLNSLFKDISGTSGSDLKSILSLGTVMGFSIVVAILNLVITTALGAVCSLLYNLSVKITGGLLVGFTNN; from the coding sequence ATGAGTAGTGTGGCAGAACGATTGGCCCAGAAGTCCTCCACCCGCAGAGCACCCGCCAAGCAGGTGCGGCTTCGCCTGGTCTACATTGACTTCTGGTCGGCCGTGAAGCTGTCGTTCCTCGTCGGCTTGTGCCTGGCGATCATCTCGATCGTCGGATCGTTCCTGATCTGGGTGGTTCTCGACCAGACGGGCATCTTCGACAACCTGAACAGCCTGTTCAAGGACATCTCCGGTACCAGCGGAAGCGACTTGAAGTCGATTCTCAGCCTGGGAACGGTGATGGGTTTCTCGATCGTGGTCGCCATCCTGAACCTCGTCATCACGACGGCGCTGGGCGCGGTCTGCTCGCTGCTGTACAACCTCAGTGTGAAGATCACGGGCGGCCTGCTCGTCGGGTTCACCAACAACTGA
- a CDS encoding NUDIX domain-containing protein produces MDIRVAAYTVITDGTRVLLAHWNEHGRSGWTLPGGGIESGEDPADAAVREVREETGYDAELDELIGVHSHVIPESQRISGHGPLQGLRIVYRAHILGGTLTDELDGSTDEAQWFELADVVNLRKVSLVDIGLQFAGLVAV; encoded by the coding sequence ATGGACATCCGCGTCGCTGCGTACACCGTCATCACCGACGGAACCCGGGTTCTGCTTGCGCACTGGAACGAGCATGGCCGTAGCGGATGGACTCTCCCTGGTGGCGGCATCGAGTCAGGAGAGGACCCAGCGGATGCCGCGGTGCGCGAAGTGCGCGAAGAGACCGGATACGACGCGGAACTCGACGAGTTGATCGGCGTGCACTCGCACGTCATCCCGGAGAGTCAGCGGATCTCGGGCCACGGCCCCTTGCAGGGCCTGCGGATCGTCTACCGAGCGCACATCCTTGGCGGAACGCTCACCGACGAACTCGACGGATCGACGGATGAAGCGCAGTGGTTCGAGCTCGCGGACGTGGTCAACCTCCGCAAAGTGTCGCTCGTGGATATCGGACTGCAGTTCGCAGGTCTTGTCGCGGTATAG
- a CDS encoding peptidylprolyl isomerase, whose amino-acid sequence MSKHTAVATLHTNYGDIAVNLYGNHAPKTVRNFVGLATGEQEWTDPQTGQPRTDSLYEGVVFHRIIPGFMIQGGDPLGTGTGGPGYRFDDEISPELDFTKPYVLAMANAGIQGGRGTNGSQFFITVGPTTWLQGKHTIFGEVADDDSRRIVDKLAAVPTDARDRPLDDVVIESVTVEQA is encoded by the coding sequence ATGTCCAAGCACACCGCGGTGGCGACTCTGCACACCAACTACGGCGACATCGCCGTCAACCTGTACGGCAACCACGCACCGAAGACGGTGCGCAACTTCGTCGGTCTCGCCACCGGTGAGCAGGAGTGGACGGATCCTCAGACGGGACAACCTCGCACGGACTCCCTGTACGAGGGCGTCGTGTTCCACCGCATCATCCCCGGCTTCATGATCCAGGGCGGCGACCCGCTGGGCACCGGCACCGGCGGACCTGGCTATCGCTTCGACGACGAGATCAGCCCCGAGCTCGACTTCACCAAGCCGTACGTGCTCGCCATGGCCAATGCCGGTATCCAGGGTGGTCGCGGAACCAACGGCTCCCAGTTCTTCATCACCGTCGGCCCCACCACGTGGCTGCAGGGCAAGCACACCATCTTCGGCGAGGTCGCAGACGACGACTCGCGTCGCATCGTCGACAAGCTCGCTGCTGTGCCGACGGATGCTCGCGACCGTCCGCTCGACGATGTGGTCATCGAGTCCGTCACGGTCGAGCAGGCGTAG
- a CDS encoding rhomboid family intramembrane serine protease, with protein sequence MRQQRATAPRTKPAFLTRLTGPRQPVVTYMIIAVCVLVFIAQSLPGIGSSVTGALQYAGIYSYPIAFEPWRLLTAVFAHASILHIALNMYTLWIFGIVLEPLLGRARYAVLFVLAGLAGSVGVLLMAQPNVAVVGASGAIFGMMSALLIIQRHLGGPITQLLVLVGINLVISFLPGMGIAWQAHVGGLVGGAIVGFIYTQTRRRSRRPLQIVLLSAFAIVLVLVGIWPYLAGAVPTVS encoded by the coding sequence ATGCGACAGCAGCGAGCGACAGCACCGCGCACGAAGCCGGCGTTCCTGACCAGGCTCACGGGACCGCGACAGCCCGTGGTCACCTACATGATCATCGCGGTGTGCGTGCTGGTGTTCATCGCACAGTCCTTGCCGGGAATCGGCTCGTCGGTCACGGGTGCGCTGCAGTACGCGGGCATCTACTCGTATCCGATCGCGTTCGAGCCGTGGCGATTGCTCACCGCGGTGTTCGCCCACGCGTCGATTCTGCACATCGCGCTGAACATGTACACGCTGTGGATCTTCGGTATCGTGCTCGAGCCCCTCCTCGGGCGTGCGCGATACGCGGTGCTGTTCGTGTTGGCCGGCTTGGCCGGTTCGGTCGGTGTGCTTCTGATGGCGCAGCCGAACGTCGCAGTCGTCGGGGCGTCCGGGGCGATCTTCGGAATGATGTCGGCACTGCTGATCATTCAGCGCCACCTCGGGGGACCGATCACTCAGCTCCTCGTGCTCGTCGGCATCAATCTCGTGATCAGCTTCCTCCCCGGAATGGGGATCGCCTGGCAGGCACACGTCGGCGGACTCGTCGGCGGAGCGATCGTGGGGTTCATCTACACGCAGACACGGCGACGGTCCCGGCGCCCGCTGCAGATCGTGCTGCTCTCTGCGTTCGCGATCGTTCTCGTGCTCGTCGGGATCTGGCCGTACCTCGCTGGTGCCGTCCCGACGGTTTCCTGA
- a CDS encoding cell division protein CrgA, with product MASKTRSKRSSRSVNEVRSTDETPNPVWFLPVMLGFMIVGLLWIVVFYVSGSQYPIPQLGAWNILIGFGIAFVGFLMTTRWR from the coding sequence ATGGCTTCCAAGACCCGCTCCAAGCGCTCATCCCGATCGGTCAATGAGGTCCGATCCACCGATGAGACCCCCAACCCGGTATGGTTCCTGCCGGTCATGCTCGGCTTCATGATCGTCGGCCTGCTGTGGATCGTCGTGTTCTACGTGAGCGGCAGCCAGTACCCGATCCCGCAACTCGGCGCCTGGAACATCCTGATCGGATTCGGCATCGCCTTCGTCGGCTTCCTCATGACCACCCGGTGGCGCTGA
- a CDS encoding class E sortase, which yields MTDRDESAPGEELPFAEDFTGSTGDDDRLPTPPHAGRPRHANGRRAAAKPRRKVSVVGIIGELLVTAGVLVLLFIGWQTWWQSSVLASQQNSAAAEQSKKFLDQAKDSPTPTPKPTPSPDSTAVSYGDPPVMKAPGAAQSFAVIYVPRFGADWKRTIRETVDVQSVLNSYNAGVGHYSNTAMPGAVGNFAIAAHDTGYGNTFIDVSKLQVGDKIYIQTKDGYYTYQFRNMEYIRPAAIQVLYSVPQVKDAQAGDRYITMTTCNPPYHAQERIAAFGVLESWQPLSVGPPKEIAAEVGTN from the coding sequence GTGACCGACCGCGACGAATCCGCTCCCGGAGAGGAGCTGCCCTTCGCGGAGGACTTTACGGGGTCGACGGGTGATGACGACCGGCTTCCCACTCCTCCGCACGCAGGGCGGCCGCGGCACGCGAACGGCCGACGAGCCGCAGCGAAGCCACGTCGCAAGGTGTCGGTCGTCGGGATCATCGGTGAGCTGCTGGTGACCGCAGGGGTGCTCGTACTCCTCTTCATCGGATGGCAGACCTGGTGGCAGTCGAGCGTGCTCGCATCCCAGCAGAACAGTGCGGCGGCGGAGCAGAGCAAGAAGTTCCTGGATCAGGCGAAGGACTCCCCGACCCCCACGCCGAAGCCGACTCCCTCTCCGGACTCCACCGCGGTGAGCTACGGCGATCCGCCGGTCATGAAGGCGCCTGGCGCCGCACAATCATTCGCCGTCATCTACGTGCCCCGGTTCGGAGCCGACTGGAAGCGCACGATCCGCGAGACGGTCGACGTGCAGAGCGTGCTCAACAGCTACAACGCCGGTGTCGGCCATTATTCGAACACGGCGATGCCCGGAGCGGTCGGGAATTTCGCGATCGCGGCGCACGACACCGGTTACGGCAACACGTTCATCGACGTCTCGAAACTTCAGGTGGGCGACAAGATCTACATCCAGACCAAGGACGGGTATTACACCTATCAGTTCCGGAACATGGAGTACATCAGGCCGGCCGCCATCCAGGTGCTCTACTCCGTACCTCAGGTGAAGGACGCGCAGGCCGGCGATCGCTACATCACCATGACCACGTGCAATCCGCCGTATCACGCCCAAGAACGCATCGCCGCCTTCGGTGTGCTGGAATCCTGGCAGCCGTTGTCAGTCGGACCGCCCAAGGAGATCGCGGCTGAAGTGGGGACCAACTGA
- a CDS encoding gamma-glutamyl-gamma-aminobutyrate hydrolase family protein (Members of this family of hydrolases with an active site Cys residue belong to MEROPS family C26.): MTRVLVIDNYDSFVYTLNGYLRELGAETDVVRNDAIAADDIPSVLCDYDAVLLSPGPGTPRDAGVSIATVKAALTSGTPLLGVCLGHQAIAEAFGATVTNAEELMHGKTSVVDHDGSPFYDDVRQGFTATRYHSLAVVDGTVPGDLIVTARTPGGVIMGLRHTTAPIYGVQFHPESVLTQDGYRMLGNWLAVAGLPSAKERSRTLDPLLAVS; this comes from the coding sequence ATGACCCGGGTGCTCGTGATCGACAACTACGACAGCTTCGTCTACACGCTGAACGGGTACCTGCGCGAACTCGGTGCGGAGACGGATGTCGTGCGCAACGACGCGATCGCCGCCGACGACATCCCCTCGGTGTTGTGCGACTACGACGCGGTACTGCTGTCGCCCGGCCCGGGAACGCCGCGGGACGCAGGGGTCTCGATCGCTACGGTGAAGGCTGCGCTCACGTCTGGGACGCCGTTGCTCGGGGTGTGCCTTGGACATCAGGCGATCGCCGAGGCGTTCGGAGCAACCGTGACCAATGCCGAGGAACTCATGCACGGCAAGACCTCGGTGGTGGATCACGACGGGTCGCCGTTCTACGACGATGTGCGTCAGGGGTTCACGGCGACGCGCTACCACTCCCTTGCGGTCGTCGACGGCACCGTCCCTGGCGACCTGATCGTGACCGCCCGCACGCCGGGTGGGGTCATCATGGGGCTGCGCCACACGACGGCGCCCATCTATGGCGTGCAGTTCCACCCGGAGTCAGTGCTCACGCAGGACGGCTACCGAATGCTGGGGAACTGGCTGGCGGTCGCCGGCCTTCCTTCTGCCAAGGAACGCTCCCGTACCCTGGACCCGCTCCTCGCCGTCAGTTGA